One segment of Carya illinoinensis cultivar Pawnee chromosome 1, C.illinoinensisPawnee_v1, whole genome shotgun sequence DNA contains the following:
- the LOC122300931 gene encoding uncharacterized protein LOC122300931, which translates to MGIKNVVSLPLRLPIISIVLFCVLISTQHCVAATANQNGESLINKTCKQTQFPDVCSSTLESDPRSSNAVDVRGLSRIGLELVFTKGEETVKVAHDLAMQRGISYDTWARRLGCMMSYNLSIHNVKEKGLPNFDARRYKDAYQILENAWTEINYCSTLNVPELAERNTMMTKFLTALKTILHLLF; encoded by the coding sequence atgggcaTAAAAAATGttgtttctcttcctctccgccTCCCTATAATCTCAATTgttctattttgtgttttgattTCAACCCAACATTGTGTAGCGGCAACTGCAAACCAGAATGGCGAGTCGCTGATAAACAAAACATGCAAACAGACACAATTTCCGGATGTTTGCAGCTCAACTTTGGAGTCAGATCCTCGGAGCTCAAATGCAGTAGATGTGAGGGGACTATCCAGGATAGGTTTGGAGCTGGTGTTTACAAAAGGTGAAGAAACAGTAAAGGTTGCCCACGACCTGGCGATGCAGAGAGGTATTAGTTATGACACTTGGGCACGCCGGTTGGGATGCATGATGTCCTATAATTTGAGCATCCATAATGTTAAGGAGAAGGGTCTCCCCAATTTTGACGCCAGGAGGTATAAGGATGCTTATCAAATTCTGGAAAATGCTTGGACGGAAATAAATTATTGCAGTACGCTTAACGTGCCAGAGCTTGCTGAAAGGAATACGATGATGACAAAGTTTCTCACTGCTTTGAAGACCATTCTCCATCTCCTCTTCTAA